AATCACAGATGATAATTGGCAGGTATTGTCGGAGCGCGTTACCAGGGCATATCAAAGAAATGACTGGTATCATTATGTCCTTAAAGAACGTGCTAACGTTAATGTGGGCATGCTTGATATGTTTTGGAGTGTGGATTATTTTTGCCATGATCCTTCTTTGTTCAGACCAATATTGCGTGCTAATCCTTTGATCTTAGGACGACAGTATATATATAAGTTTAAAGGCAAGGCGCACTATACCTCCATAGAAGAAATAGCTCAGGCGTTTGATGGCAATCTTAAAACTTTTGAGGGTTATCTTGATCTCGTTCGAACAGTGATTAAGGGGTACAAGGCTGTTGGTTCACCTGCTGTGAAGATTGCAACGGCTTATGAAAGAACCTTAGAGTTTCTGCCCGTTAGTCGGGACGAAGCTGCACATCTTTATGTTAGCGAACCCCAAAGGCTCACACCCGAGGAAGAGCGGCGTCTCCAAGATTTTATGGCGCGTTTTGTAATTGGCATTGCCATAGAAGAAGGATTGCCTGTGCAGATTCATACTGGGATCTTTGCTCGCAATGCCAACATCCTAAGTAACGGCAACCCTGAGCACTTGAACCAGTTGTTTTTGGACTTTCCCGATGCTCGCTTTGTGTTGCTGCACTTTGGTTTTCCATATATTGGACAAGCTATATCACTTGCCAAGATGTTTCCAAATGTGTTTGTTGACTTGGTTTGGGTGCCGCTTCTATCACCGACAGTCGCTCGCCAAGTATTAGACGAGTGTTTGGACTTAGTGGCAGTAAATAAAATCATGTGGGGCAGTGACGCTTACCAAGTCGAAGATGTCTATGCCGCTGCCTGTTTAGCTCGCGAGGTGGTAACCGATGTTCTGCTCAATAAAATAGAGCGAGGAGAGATGAATGAAGAACAAGCACTTACGATTGCTCAGCGAATATTTTATCAAAATGCTATGAGTTTGTTTAGATTAAACCAAGATACCAAAATGGTGACTGGTAAATAGATAGTATGACTAATATTTTAACAATTTCACTTCTTAGATGAGGTGGCTGCTGCGAGGAGCCCGATACTTCGTTTCAAGCCATAAGCGCCAACGCCGGCGTCAGGTTAAGCTTTATATTCGTTTTAGAGGAGGCGCATTTGGAAAATGATGTCTGACATCGAAATCGCTCAAGTCACGAGGCTTGAGCACATCGCGAAGATCGCAGAGAAGCTCGGCATTAGGGAAGAAGAACTGGAGTATTACGGCAAGTACAAGGCTAAGGTTTCACCGGAGGTCTGGGAGAGGGTAAAAGACAAAGCAGACGGCAAGCTCATCCTGACGACGGCGATAACGCCGACACCGGCCGGCGAAGGGAAGACCACCACGACGATAGGCCTGGGACAAGC
The DNA window shown above is from Acetomicrobium sp. S15 = DSM 107314 and carries:
- a CDS encoding amidohydrolase family protein, giving the protein MSKAAHMNLRAVLSAIPMIDTHSHVMGLQEMRRNSVNLFKIFGNTYARLDFISAGMSASVWEFNDNLENFWPLFKEYQPFVQHTAYYRATIRALQGLYGLKEETITDDNWQVLSERVTRAYQRNDWYHYVLKERANVNVGMLDMFWSVDYFCHDPSLFRPILRANPLILGRQYIYKFKGKAHYTSIEEIAQAFDGNLKTFEGYLDLVRTVIKGYKAVGSPAVKIATAYERTLEFLPVSRDEAAHLYVSEPQRLTPEEERRLQDFMARFVIGIAIEEGLPVQIHTGIFARNANILSNGNPEHLNQLFLDFPDARFVLLHFGFPYIGQAISLAKMFPNVFVDLVWVPLLSPTVARQVLDECLDLVAVNKIMWGSDAYQVEDVYAAACLAREVVTDVLLNKIERGEMNEEQALTIAQRIFYQNAMSLFRLNQDTKMVTGK